A stretch of the Marasmius oreades isolate 03SP1 chromosome 8, whole genome shotgun sequence genome encodes the following:
- a CDS encoding uncharacterized protein (BUSCO:EOG09264719): MQSGNYLVGDPLSLDRIRSVLIRLEDTIIFELIERAQYAHNPRMYQAGGFKELQEVGFPGSWLEWFLKEIESFHAKARRYTSPDETPFTQDLPDPVLPPLKFPEILFPNNINVNQSILCFYMCHIVPRITSRTTRTLAATKRAHGITGAEEYEDDGNYGSAATIDVEVLQAISKRVHYGKFVSESKFLKEPKAFIPHIKTRNIKALEDLITKPEVEKRLLERLQKKAGTYSQSLDGSVGAEKIDITSIIELYESYIIPLTKEVEVEYLLHRLDGLSEEDIERLEKKGGP, encoded by the exons ATGCAGTCGGGAAACTACTTGGTCGGAGATCCTCTCTCACTGGACAGGATACGTTCTGTTCTCATTCGATTGGAGGATACAATCATTTTCGAACTGATAGAACGTGCTCAATATGCACACAACCCTCGGATGTATCAAGCAGGAGGGTTTAAAGAACTACAAGAAGTCGGTTTCCCCGGTAGTTGGCTAGAGTGGttcttgaaggaaattgaaagTTTCCATG CAAAAGCTAGACGATACACTAG TCCAGACGAAACGCCCTTCACGCAGGATCTGCCAGACCCCGTATTGCCACCTCTCAAATTTCCTGAAATCCTCTTTCCCAATAACATTAACGTAAATCAATCCATCTTATGCTTCTATATGTGTCACATCGTACCAAGGATTACGAGTCGTACGACCCGGACGCTCGCAGCTACGAAACGAGCCCACGGTATAACGGGAGCGGAAGAATACGAGGATGATGGCAACTACGGTAGTGCAGCCACTATCGACGTGGAAGTCTTACAAGCTATCAGCAAAAGAGTTCATTATG GTAAATTCGTCTCTGAGTCCAAATTCCTCAAAGAACCCAAAGCGTTCATTCCTCATATAAAAACGCGGAATATCAAAGCATTGGAAGATCTTATTACAAAACCTGAAGTAGAGAAGAGACTCTTGGAGCGTCTACAAAAGAAAGCTGGCACTTACTCTCAAAGTTTGGATGGGTCAGTTGGTGCAGAAAAGATTGACATTACGAGCATAATTGAGTTGTACGAGAGTTACATCATCCCGTTGACgaaggaggttgag GTCGAGTACTTGTTACACCGATTGGATGGTTTGTCCGAAGAGGACATCGAAAGATTAGAGAAGAAAGGAGGACCTTAG